One part of the Mya arenaria isolate MELC-2E11 chromosome 3, ASM2691426v1 genome encodes these proteins:
- the LOC128226682 gene encoding extracellular matrix protein 3-like isoform X1 encodes MEIHSQRTDLLVHTMPHGKSGDTVYGRLDVSPIQLLDQNVYLYIEKVFVCAGQEGYIPLYNPDIGGCVGNPEQLDTVIRILDITDPSSVNTTFQGFPLSAMMSQDDTEFTEVFNIPGADGFSFDSSPLFKEG; translated from the exons ATGGAGATCCATTCACAAAGGACTGACTTACTGGTCCATACAATGCCACATGGAAAAAGTg GAGATACAGTGTATGGCAGACTAGATGTGAGCCCCATACAGTTGTTGGATCAGAACGTCTATCTGTACATAGAGAAGGTGTTTGTGTGTGCTGGGCAGGAAGGTTACATTCCACTATACAATCCGGATATAGGTGGATGTGTGGGAAACCCAGAACAACTGGACACTGTCATCAGAATACTG GACATAACGGACCCCTCCTCAGTTAACACCACATTCCAAGGGTTCCCTCTATCTGCTATGATGTCCCAGGATGACACAGAATTCACTGAAGTCTTCAACATTCCAGGGGCAGATGGATTCTCATTTGATTCCTCACCACTTTTTAAGGAAG GCTGA
- the LOC128226682 gene encoding extracellular matrix protein 3-like isoform X2, which produces MTIAPGDTVYGRLDVSPIQLLDQNVYLYIEKVFVCAGQEGYIPLYNPDIGGCVGNPEQLDTVIRILDITDPSSVNTTFQGFPLSAMMSQDDTEFTEVFNIPGADGFSFDSSPLFKEG; this is translated from the exons ATGACCATTGCTCCAg GAGATACAGTGTATGGCAGACTAGATGTGAGCCCCATACAGTTGTTGGATCAGAACGTCTATCTGTACATAGAGAAGGTGTTTGTGTGTGCTGGGCAGGAAGGTTACATTCCACTATACAATCCGGATATAGGTGGATGTGTGGGAAACCCAGAACAACTGGACACTGTCATCAGAATACTG GACATAACGGACCCCTCCTCAGTTAACACCACATTCCAAGGGTTCCCTCTATCTGCTATGATGTCCCAGGATGACACAGAATTCACTGAAGTCTTCAACATTCCAGGGGCAGATGGATTCTCATTTGATTCCTCACCACTTTTTAAGGAAG GCTGA